A single region of the Stigmatopora argus isolate UIUO_Sarg chromosome 6, RoL_Sarg_1.0, whole genome shotgun sequence genome encodes:
- the znf740a gene encoding uncharacterized protein znf740a isoform X25 — translation MSHLPSSSVRDHMKWAGLLGCEAVLSSMALMQASTMAAPPKKMMAPLGHGPPQRDGSDRGPQSHMILPSGMSCPPLLIRKEGEFQAPRLLDEKDMRTNEDLQQKKKNRKSVAPCKVREQEGRGGKGTGGDENGPSSKVQKNFICDHCYGAFRSGYHLKRHILIHTGEKPYACAVCDMRFIQRYHLERHSLIHTGVKPYACSMCDMRFFQRYHLARHSLTHTGVKPYACSICDMRFFQRYHLARHSLTHTGVKPYACSMCDMRFFQRYHLARHTLTHTGVKPYACSMCDMRFFQRYHLARHSLTHTGVKPYACTMCDMRFIQRYQLERHSLTHTGVKPYACTMCDKRFFQRYHLARHSLTHMGVKPYACTMCDMKFCQRYHLTRHSLTHTGVKPYACTICDKRFFQRYHLARHSLTHMGVKPYACTMCDKRFFQRYHLARHSLTHLGEKPFACDMCDMRFIQRYHLERHKRVHSGEKPYQCERCQQNFSRTDRLLRHRRLCQGRGVAKVENQPCCEPRQYAQEAPPAPPTWSPMHPPTGRLAV, via the exons ATGTCACATCTGCCCAGCAGCTCAGTCCGCGACCATATGAAATGG GCCGGTCTGCTTGGCTGTGAAGCGGTGCTCTCCAGCATGGCCTTGATGCAGGCTAGCACCATGGCAGCTCCACCCAAAAAGATGATGGCCCCACTCGGACACGGACCGCCACAGAGAGACGGATCTGACCGTGGTCCCCAGAGTCACATGATCCTCCCCTCTGGCATGAGCTGTCCACCTCTG CTGATACGGAAGGAGGGTGAATTCCAAGCGCCGCGCCTGCTGGACGAGAAGGACATGAGGACCAATGAAGACctgcagcagaaaaaaaagaacaggaaaTCAGTGGCGCCCTGTAAAGTGAGAGAAcaagaggggaggggagggaag GGGACAGGTGGAGATGAGAATGGTCCATCTTCCAAAGTGCAGAAAAACTTTATTTGTGATCACTGCTACGGAGCGTTTAGGAGTGGATACCACCTGAAAAGACATATCCTCATTCACACAG GGGAGAAGCCGTATGCTTGTGCCGTATGTGACATGAGGTTTATTCAGCGTTACCACCTGGAGAGACACAGCCTCATTCACACGG GGGTGAAGCCGTACGCTTGCTCCATGTGTGACATGAGGTTCTTCCAACGTTACCATCTGGCAAGACACAGCCTCACTCATACTG GGGTGAAGCCATACGCTTGCTCCATTTGTGACATGAGATTTTTCCAACGCTACCACTTGGCAAGACACAGTCTCACTCACACTG GGGTGAAGCCATATGCTTGCTCCATGTGTGACATGAGATTTTTCCAGAGATACCACCTGGCGAGACACACTCTGACACATACTG GGGTGAAGCCGTACGCTTGCTCCATGTGTGACATGAGGTTCTTCCAACGTTACCATTTGGCAAGACACAGCCTCACTCATACCG GAGTGAAGCCCTATGCTTGTACCATGTGTGACATGAGGTTTATACAACGTTACCAACTGGAAAGACACAGTCTCACCCATACAG GGGTGAAGCCGTACGCTTGCACCATGTGTGACAAGAGGTTTTTTCAGCGCTACCACCTGGCGAGACACAGCCTCACTCATATGG GTGTGAAACCTTATGCTTGCACCATGTGTGACATGAAGTTTTGTCAGCGTTACCATCTGACGAGACACAGCCTCACTCATACTG GTGTGAAACCTTATGCTTGCACCATATGCGACAAGAGGTTTTTTCAGCGCTACCACCTGGCGAGACACAGCCTCACTCATATGG GTGTGAAACCTTATGCTTGCACCATGTGTGACAAGAGGTTTTTTCAGCGTTATCACCTGGCAAGACACAGCCTCACTCATTTGG GGGAGAAGCCATTTGCGTGTGACATGTGTGACATGAGGTTTATCCAGCGATACCACTTGGAGAGACACAAGCGCGTGCACAGCGGCGAGAAACCTTACCAGTGTGAGCGCTGCCAGCAG AATTTTTCAAGGACAGACCGTCTGCTGCGGCATCGTCGGCTCTGCCAGGGCCGAGGCGTAGCAAAAGTGGAGAACCAACCGTGTTGTGAACCACGCCAATATGCCCAAGAAGCCCCACCCGCACCCCCGACCTGGAGCCCCATGCACCCCCCTACGGGTCGGCTGGCCGTCTGA